Proteins encoded together in one Chitinophaga sp. LS1 window:
- a CDS encoding SDR family NAD(P)-dependent oxidoreductase, protein MDNKKTWFVTGASKGLGLSLVKQLLAAGQSVAATSRNAAALAAAVGNDNSNFLPLEVDLSDDRSVASAIQSTVDKFGQIDVAVNNAGYGIGGSIEELSDAVTRTSFDINVFGTLNVIRHVLPFMRQKRSGHIINISSIAGITANTGWSVYAATKYAITGLTDVLAQDVKEFGIHVTLVAPGAFRTSFLTAESLVMTDTPIADYTAIRNSHAKYAGMDGEQAGDPEKAAATMIQLVNMPEPPVYLLLGSDAYQRGLNKMEQLTAAFKATESLTKSTDY, encoded by the coding sequence ATGGACAACAAAAAGACCTGGTTTGTAACAGGAGCTTCCAAAGGATTAGGCCTAAGTTTGGTAAAGCAATTACTTGCGGCTGGCCAGTCTGTGGCAGCTACCTCCCGCAATGCTGCGGCTTTAGCAGCAGCTGTGGGCAATGATAATAGTAACTTCCTCCCTTTAGAGGTAGATCTGTCTGATGATAGGAGCGTAGCAAGCGCTATTCAATCTACCGTTGACAAATTCGGACAGATAGATGTAGCTGTAAACAATGCCGGTTATGGCATCGGTGGCAGTATAGAAGAATTATCTGATGCGGTGACGCGCACCAGCTTTGATATCAATGTATTTGGTACGCTGAATGTGATCAGGCATGTATTGCCTTTCATGCGTCAAAAAAGAAGCGGGCATATCATTAATATATCTTCTATTGCTGGTATAACAGCGAATACCGGTTGGTCTGTTTATGCAGCAACTAAATATGCCATTACAGGTTTGACAGATGTTTTGGCACAAGATGTAAAAGAGTTCGGCATACATGTTACCCTTGTAGCACCAGGTGCATTCCGCACCAGTTTCCTCACTGCTGAGTCATTAGTGATGACAGATACGCCAATTGCTGATTATACTGCGATCAGGAATTCTCATGCAAAGTATGCAGGCATGGATGGAGAACAGGCTGGTGATCCGGAAAAGGCTGCGGCAACAATGATACAATTGGTAAATATGCCGGAACCGCCAGTGTACCTTTTATTAGGCAGTGATGCTTATCAGCGGGGCCTGAATAAGATGGAACAATTGACAGCAGCTTTCAAAGCCACTGAATCCTTAACGAAGTCAACTGATTATTGA
- a CDS encoding ADP-ribosylglycohydrolase family protein: MQIADRFKACIIGGAIGDAWGSAWEFDNLKDDKTTWYWGKKPEPDRSWKLTDDTQLTLATCEILGMYRKIEPAVLAAHFLLYYKQGRLSGLGASTLKALKDLEAGIPGFAFVKASNLTRIPLNAKYHRICLNFVTSPHGKQGNTRRILPA; encoded by the coding sequence ATGCAAATAGCAGATCGATTTAAAGCCTGTATTATCGGAGGAGCCATCGGCGATGCCTGGGGGAGTGCCTGGGAGTTTGACAATTTAAAAGATGACAAAACAACCTGGTACTGGGGCAAAAAGCCAGAACCTGATCGAAGTTGGAAGTTGACAGACGATACACAACTCACACTAGCAACGTGTGAGATTTTAGGGATGTACAGGAAAATTGAGCCCGCCGTATTGGCGGCTCATTTTCTATTATATTACAAACAAGGAAGATTAAGTGGCCTTGGCGCCAGTACATTAAAAGCTCTCAAAGACCTGGAAGCCGGTATTCCCGGTTTCGCTTTTGTCAAAGCTTCAAACCTTACCAGAATACCCCTAAATGCAAAGTATCATCGAATCTGTTTGAATTTCGTAACTTCGCCCCATGGCAAACAGGGAAACACTCGAAGAATTCTACCAGCATAA
- a CDS encoding ABC transporter ATP-binding protein, translated as MRKKTSPPASKAPALPGITSILTPYKGMVTLLILLALLSNGLNLVLPWLISRGIDAYTNGHLDMSGLVTEFVLAAAFIFIFTYLQSIIQTYTSEKVASEQRTKLADKISRQQYAAIQAANPSKLLTNLTSDIDTVKLFVSQGIVSVSSSLFIIIGASTLLLVMNWKLGLCVITIIPVIGLAFYMVLNKVRAIFKKSREVIDRLNKIINESVMGAALIRVLNAQQQEYDRFISPNGESKTLGMAVVRLFAGLVPVISFMANMSLLAILLLGGHYVINNTMSLGELAAYNSYVSILIFPIVVIGFMSGLIAQSAASYARIAEVLYAPDTVDTGTIQRTIDGDIAMENVNLTLAGKPVLKEISFNVKAGTRTAIIGPTAAGKTQLLNVLVGLLNPDGGKVTYDGTDLKDYDKERLLQQIGLVFQDSILFNMSLKENIAFNETVSDALMEKAISTAELKDFITTLPEGMETIVSERGTSLSGGQKQRLMLARALAINPTILLLDDFTARVDPNTEQRILQNVQQNYPDLTLISVTQKIASAVHFDQIILLMEGEVIAIGTHNELMQSCPEYVQIYNSQRSTSNYELQPE; from the coding sequence ATGAGGAAAAAAACAAGCCCACCTGCTTCCAAAGCACCGGCCCTTCCTGGTATCACCTCCATCCTGACGCCCTATAAAGGTATGGTCACCCTCCTGATCTTACTTGCCCTGCTCAGCAATGGCCTGAACCTGGTCCTGCCATGGCTCATCTCCAGAGGTATCGACGCCTACACAAACGGCCACCTGGACATGTCCGGACTGGTCACCGAATTTGTGCTCGCTGCCGCCTTCATTTTTATTTTCACCTACCTCCAGAGCATTATCCAAACCTACACCTCTGAGAAAGTAGCCAGCGAACAGCGCACCAAACTGGCCGATAAAATATCCCGCCAGCAGTACGCCGCCATCCAGGCCGCGAACCCCTCCAAGCTATTGACCAACCTCACCTCCGATATTGATACAGTAAAACTGTTCGTGTCGCAAGGAATTGTGTCCGTATCTTCCTCCCTTTTTATCATCATCGGCGCCAGCACCCTGCTACTCGTCATGAACTGGAAACTGGGCCTCTGCGTCATCACCATCATCCCTGTCATCGGCCTCGCCTTTTACATGGTATTAAACAAGGTGCGCGCTATCTTCAAAAAAAGCAGGGAAGTCATCGACCGCCTCAATAAAATTATCAATGAAAGCGTGATGGGCGCTGCCCTCATCCGCGTTCTCAATGCTCAGCAACAGGAATACGACCGCTTTATTTCTCCAAACGGCGAATCCAAAACGCTCGGCATGGCCGTAGTCCGCCTCTTCGCCGGTCTGGTACCTGTCATCTCCTTTATGGCAAATATGTCCCTGCTGGCGATCCTCCTGTTGGGTGGCCACTATGTGATCAATAACACCATGTCACTGGGTGAATTAGCGGCGTATAACAGCTATGTGTCCATCCTCATCTTCCCAATTGTAGTGATCGGCTTTATGAGTGGCCTGATCGCCCAATCAGCCGCTTCCTATGCCCGTATTGCCGAAGTGCTCTACGCTCCGGATACTGTCGATACCGGCACTATACAGCGTACCATTGATGGCGATATCGCGATGGAAAATGTAAACCTCACACTGGCAGGCAAACCCGTTTTAAAAGAGATCTCTTTCAATGTGAAAGCAGGTACGCGCACCGCCATCATTGGCCCGACTGCCGCCGGAAAAACACAACTGCTCAATGTACTCGTAGGCCTGCTGAACCCCGATGGCGGAAAGGTGACCTACGATGGCACTGACCTGAAAGATTACGATAAAGAACGACTATTACAACAAATAGGTCTCGTATTCCAGGATAGTATCCTGTTCAATATGAGTTTAAAAGAAAACATCGCTTTCAATGAAACTGTCAGCGATGCCCTGATGGAAAAAGCCATTTCCACCGCTGAACTCAAAGACTTTATAACTACCCTCCCCGAAGGCATGGAAACCATCGTTTCTGAACGCGGTACCAGCCTTTCCGGTGGCCAGAAACAACGACTGATGCTGGCAAGAGCCCTCGCCATCAATCCTACGATCTTGTTGCTGGACGATTTCACCGCCAGGGTAGACCCAAATACGGAACAGCGCATTCTGCAAAATGTGCAACAAAATTATCCTGACCTGACCCTGATCTCCGTGACACAAAAGATCGCCTCCGCTGTGCACTTTGATCAGATCATCCTGCTGATGGAAGGAGAGGTCATTGCAATCGGTACTCACAATGAACTGATGCAATCCTGTCCTGAATATGTGCAGATCTATAACTCTCAACGCAGCACCAGCAACTATGAGCTACAACCTGAATAA
- a CDS encoding helix-turn-helix transcriptional regulator — protein sequence MANRETLEEFYQHKFNWLPDNLKQDIGHFNVFRIEDTLSPGGTPIHYARRDFYKISLIRGRTVYHYADKSIEADGTALMFFNPNVPYTYESLQNERAGYFCIFKESFFTESLRTNINELPMFALGSKPAYMLNKTQDKHVSAIFKKMLEEINSDYKYKYDLLRNYVTEMIHYALKMQPSEMLYQHTDANARITAIFTELLERQFPIETPHQRFTLRSARDFADKLAVHVNHLNRAIRETTGKTTTDHIAERLLGEAKALLKHTNWNIAEISYSLGFEEPAHFNNFFKKHTSSTPSSYRVV from the coding sequence ATGGCAAACAGGGAAACACTCGAAGAATTCTACCAGCATAAATTTAACTGGCTACCTGATAACCTGAAACAGGATATCGGGCATTTTAATGTATTCCGGATAGAAGATACCTTAAGCCCAGGCGGTACACCCATCCACTACGCCCGCAGGGATTTTTATAAAATCAGCCTGATCAGGGGCCGTACCGTCTATCATTACGCAGATAAAAGTATCGAAGCAGACGGGACCGCATTGATGTTCTTCAATCCCAATGTACCTTATACTTACGAATCCTTACAGAATGAAAGGGCTGGCTACTTTTGCATCTTCAAAGAATCCTTCTTCACGGAATCATTACGTACCAATATCAATGAACTTCCTATGTTTGCGCTGGGCAGTAAACCTGCCTACATGCTAAACAAAACCCAGGATAAGCATGTGAGCGCCATCTTTAAAAAGATGCTGGAAGAAATCAACTCTGATTATAAATATAAGTACGACCTGTTGCGCAACTATGTTACAGAGATGATTCATTATGCCCTGAAAATGCAGCCATCAGAAATGCTTTACCAGCATACAGATGCAAATGCCCGCATTACAGCGATCTTCACCGAACTGTTGGAAAGACAATTTCCAATAGAAACACCTCACCAACGCTTCACTTTGCGCTCTGCCCGGGATTTTGCTGATAAACTGGCGGTCCATGTAAACCACCTGAATAGGGCCATCCGGGAGACTACTGGCAAGACGACTACTGATCATATTGCAGAACGATTACTGGGCGAAGCTAAAGCGCTGCTGAAACATACTAACTGGAACATTGCGGAGATTAGTTATAGTCTTGGCTTTGAGGAACCGGCACACTTTAATAATTTCTTTAAAAAACATACAAGTAGTACGCCTTCTTCTTATCGGGTTGTATAA
- a CDS encoding SDR family NAD(P)-dependent oxidoreductase: MNKVWFVTGASKGFGRILVSQLLAKGYNVAATSRDAASLGEFSGNDFLPLTVSLTSEESVKAAIEKTISTFGKIDVVVNNAGYGQVGALEEVSDKDARENFNINVFGLLNVIRQVMPHLREQRSGHIINIASVAGMLGGFPGWAIYCSTKFAVVGLTEGLREEIKEFGVKATVVLPGYFRTNFLGADLSVTESKYQSVKDSIQWHADLDGKQPGDPEKGVAAIIEMAKSDHPPLNFLIGKDAAELVPEKLQSILDEISEWKELTINTTF, translated from the coding sequence ATGAATAAAGTATGGTTTGTAACAGGTGCCTCCAAAGGTTTTGGCCGCATCTTAGTCTCCCAGTTATTAGCAAAAGGCTATAACGTAGCAGCCACCTCACGTGATGCAGCTTCCTTAGGCGAATTTTCTGGAAATGATTTCCTGCCGCTCACGGTATCACTTACTTCAGAAGAAAGTGTAAAGGCCGCAATAGAAAAGACGATCAGCACATTTGGTAAAATAGATGTAGTCGTAAACAATGCCGGATACGGGCAAGTAGGTGCATTAGAAGAAGTAAGTGATAAAGACGCCAGAGAAAATTTCAATATAAACGTCTTTGGTTTACTGAATGTAATCAGACAGGTAATGCCGCATTTGCGTGAGCAACGCTCTGGCCATATTATCAATATCGCGTCTGTAGCCGGTATGCTTGGAGGTTTCCCAGGATGGGCGATCTACTGCTCTACTAAATTCGCAGTAGTTGGATTGACAGAAGGCCTGCGAGAAGAGATCAAAGAATTTGGTGTGAAAGCCACCGTTGTATTACCAGGTTATTTCAGAACCAACTTCCTGGGTGCTGATCTGAGTGTAACAGAAAGTAAATACCAATCTGTAAAGGATTCTATTCAATGGCATGCAGACCTCGATGGTAAGCAACCCGGCGATCCTGAAAAAGGGGTAGCAGCTATTATTGAAATGGCAAAGAGTGATCATCCACCATTGAATTTCTTAATTGGTAAAGATGCTGCAGAGCTGGTACCAGAGAAGTTGCAAAGCATTCTCGATGAGATCAGTGAATGGAAGGAGCTCACTATTAATACAACCTTTTAA